The genomic interval GCCTGCCCGGCGGCGCGCGCTTGCTCCGCGCCACGGTGGCAAGACAGCTCAAGTCCTCTCCGCTGTTCGCCCACTTCGCGCCCTCGGTCCTGAAGGCGCTCGCCGCGCGCGCCCAGGTGCGGGCACTTCCCCCGGGCCACTACGTCTTCCGACAGAGCGACGTGAGCGATGAGCTGTTCCTGCTCGCGCGCGGCGCGGCCTACGTGCTCGCGGGAGCGGGGCCGGGGGAGGAGGTGGTGAACCAGCTCGGCAGCGGCACGGTGTTCGGAGAAATCTCCACGTTCGCGGGCGGGCGGCACTGCACGTCGGTGCGCACGGCGTCCGCCTCCACGGTGGTGAGGATTCCCGGCGCCGCGCTACGCCCCTTGCTGGAGTCCGATGCGGGCCTGCGCAAGAACGTGTGGGGCACGCTCACGGAGCGGCACTTCGATGACGTGCTCCGCGCCCAGCACCGCTACGCGCACCTGGGCCGCAAGGAGCGGCGGGCCTGGCTGTCGCGCGGAGTGGAGCGCGAGCTGTCCGCGGGCCAGGAGCTGGTGTTGGAGCCAGGCTCGCACCTGTTCATGGTGTCTGGCGCGGTGGAGCTGTCACATGTCACGCCCCGGCTCATGGCCCGAGGCGCCCTGTTCCTCGAGGTGGAGCGCCACCTGCCGCTGGTGGCCCGCGAGGACACACGCGTCGTCGTACTGCCCTGACTCGGACACACGCCCAAGTCCCTTGCCCAGCGCTCGCGGGCCTGTGGCACACTGCGCGCCATTCGACTCCTGTTCTCCATCGTCTTCTGGACGTTCCTCGGAATCTCCAGCCTGGTGCTCTTCCTCGGCGCGGTCGTGGTGTGGGCCGTCACGACGCCGTTCGACCGGAACGGGCGGCTGCTGCACCTGTATTCGTGCTTCTGGGCGCAGCTCTACTTCTATGTGAATCCCCTCTGGCACCTGCGCGTGGATGGCCGTGAGCACCTGCCCTGGCGCGGCCCCGCGGTGCTCGTGTCCAACCACGAGTCGCTGGGCGACATCCTGGTGCTCTTCGGGCTCTACCGCCCCTTCAAGTGGGTCTCCAAGGCCGCCAACTTCAACCTGCCCCTCATCGGCTGGAACATGCGGCTCAACCGCTACGTGCCGCTGGTTCGCGGGGACAAGGAGAGCATCGTCAAGATGATGGCGCGGTGTGAGCACTGGCTCGAGCGCGGCGTCCCCGTGCTCATGTTCCCAGAAGGGACACGCTCGGCGGACGGACAGCTCAAGCCCTTCAAGGACGGCGCCTTCGCCCTCGCCTTGAAGATGCGCTGCCCCGTCATCCCCATCGTGCTCACCGGCACCGCCCGCACCCTGCCCAAGCACGGCCTGGTGCTGGAGACCTCCGCGCACTGCCATGTCCAGGTCCTGCCGCCCGTCGACTCGGCGGGCTTCGAGGATGTGGCCAACCTGCGCGAGCACATCCGGGACCTCATCGTCGCCGAGAAGGCCCGCCTGGAGGCCCTCCCCGTCCGAGCGTGAGCCCGTGGCGACTTCGCCCGAAGAGCCCTGCTAGCGTGCCTCCACCTGGAGGGGATGATGCGAAGGCCATCCGCGGTGGCACTCACGCTTGGTGTGCTGGCACTGGGCTCCGTCGTCGCGGTCATCGCCTTCCGCGCGCCCTCCGACGAAGCGCCCCTCCCCGCCGAGCCCAGGCCCGCGGCCGCCAAGCCCGCGGCGCCGCGCGAGCCCACGCCCCCTCCGCGAGGCGTGTTGTCCGTTCGAGGCCGCGTGCTCCTCGAGGACCAGAGCCCCGCCCGGGGCGTGGAGGTCACCGTCACGCGGTCCATCCCCGGCGAGTCCCTGTCCTCACGCCCCTGTGGCGCGGACACCGGGACGCCGCTGTCCTCCTTCCAGTGCAAGGACGCGAGGACCGTCCTCGCGCTGCTCGACGAGGGCTCGGGCGCGGCGCCGGTATTGAACCGCGCCCTCACGGCGGAGGATGGCTCCTTCACGCTGGACGGACTGCCCGAGGGCCCGGTCGCGCTGTGGGCCCTCTCGCCCCGGGGCACGGCGGTGGACCTCGACGTGGCGGCGGGCACCCAGGACGTGACGCTCGTCCTCGCCAAGGAGCTGCGCGGCAAGGGACGTGTCATCGACGAGGCCGCGCGCCCCGTGGTGAACGCCAGCGTGACGCTCTTCCACACCGAGCACTCGCGCTTCTTCGAGACCTTCACCGACGCGGAAGGCCGCTTCGTCCTGGGCCCGTTGCCGCAAGGCGACTACGCGCTCGTCGTCTTCAGCCCGGGGCTCTTGCCGCTCCATGTGCCGGACCTCTTCATCGAGCTCATCGACGTGGAGGACCTGGTGCTGCACCGGCCCCGGAGCATCGTCGGCCAGGTGCTGATGGATGAGCGCCCCGTCGCGGGCGCCGAGGTCGAAACACACGACGGCCTGTACCACCAGGTGACGGACGCGCAGGGGCGCTTCACGTTGGAGAACCTCTCTCCCCAGCGCTACCTGCTGTGGGCGCGGCACGGCGACCAGCAGGGCGAGGTGACGACGGAGCTCGAGGAGGAGCAGGACAAGGCGGAGGTGACGGTGCGGCTGGGGACCCTCTTCCGCGTGGTGGGCACGGTGCGCGACGAGGCGGGCAAGCCCATCGCGGATGCGATGGTGGAGATGAACGCCACCCAGGAGTTGATCCGCACCACCCACACCACCACGGATGCGGAGGGGCGCTTCGTGCTCGACCGGGCGGCCCAGGGTCGCATGGCCTTCAGCGCCTGGGCCCAGGGCTTTCAGCAAACGGAGACGGAGCACCATGTCGTGACGGCCGACATGGCGCCCCTGGACTTCGTCATGAAGCGCGCCTTCGTCGTGGAAGGCCTGGTCACGGACGCATCGGGGAAGCCGCTCGCGGAGGTCCTGGTCTCCGGCGTGAAGCAGACCGGTGAGGCGCGGCCCCGGCACGACAGGCCCCCGGAATCTCCCTATGACCGTGGCGAGTCCGTGGAGGCCTATACCGACGAGCAGGGCCACTTCGTGCTCAACCTCACCCAGCCGGAAGCCCACCTCGTCAGCGCCGAGGCCGAAGGCTTCCTGGGAACCTCCCTCGAAGTGGTGGCGCCCGCCCAGGACGTGAAGCTGGTGATGCGCGAGGGCGCGCGGCTGCAAGGCCTCGTGGTGGACGAGCGGGGCGAACCCATCCCGGAGGTCACCCTCACGCTCTGGGATGGCGGAGGAAAGGAGCTCCGCGTCTCCCTGGGGCCCAGCGACGAGCAGGGCCGGTTCAACATCGGAGGTCTGCCCGCGGGCTCCTACTCCCTCCGGGCGGAGTTCAACGTGGGCGGCCTGCATCACGTCTCGCTCCCCGTGGAGCTTCGCGGCACGGACACGACGAAGGTGACGGTGCGCATGGACACGGGATTGTCCGTGTCGGGCGTGGTCGTGGATGAAGCGGGGGTGCCCATCGCAGATGTCGGGGTCCATGGCTCCGTCACGGACCCCATCTCGAGCGAGGCGGATGAAACACTCAGCGACTCCGTGACGCCCTCCATCGCCACCACGGATGCCCAGGGGCGCTTCACCCTCCACCACGTGCCACCGGGCCCGTGCCGGTTGATGATCAACAAACAGGGCTACGTCCTGCGCGAAGAGCCCGCCTCGAGCGATGACCCACTCTCGCACGAACCCCAGGTCGTCGTGCCCGCGGGGGCGAAGGACGTCCGGCTGGTGCTGCTGTACCAGGGGAGCGTCCGGGGACGGCTGGTGCGCGAGGACTACTCGCCCATCACCCGCTTCAACATCAACGAGGCGCCCTTGAGAGATCCGCTCGGCGTCTTCCGCTTCGAGGTCTCTCAACCGGGCGACCTGACCTTGACGCTGGAGGCGCCGGGGCTCACGCGCATGGTGCGCGAGGTTCACGTGGCCCCCGGCCAGGACCTGGACCTGGGAGACGTGGTCCTCAAGGCGGGCCGGCGGGTACGGGGACGGGTGTTGGACGCGAGCACCTCCCAGCCCGTGTTCGGCGTCGAAATCGAGGCCACGCCCCTGCCCGCGTCTCCTCCACGACAGGGGCCCGAGGAGTATGTCGCGCCGCTCGCGATCACCCGCACAATCCCGGGGGGCGAGTTCGAACTGCCGCCCCTGGAGCATGGGCCGCTCCTGCTGAAGTTCCATCATCCCGAGTACCTGGACCAGGAGACACTCGTCGGCCCGGCGGACACCACCGTGGAGCTGCGGCTCTCCTCCGGCGCGCGCCTGGAGGGCACCGTGGTGGACCGCCACGGACGCCCCATCCTGAGCCACGTGGAGCTCACCCCGGTGTCCGACCACACCATCTCCGCCCGGTACAAGTACACCCGCAGCAGCCAGGGAGCCTTCGCCATCAGGGGGTTGCTGCCCGGGGACTATGTCGTCAGCGCGACGGCGCAAGAGTCCTCACCGGAGCACGGGGTCGGGTTCATGCCTCGCCTCGTGAGCCTGGGCCCTTCCGAGAGCAAGACCCTCTCCCTCCAGGAGCGCGTGGGCCAGGCCACGCTCAAGTTGCGCCGGGCGACACCGGAGCGGGACTTGGCGCCCCTCGTCGACGGCATCGCCTTCATCAAGGTCCGGCTGTTCCCCGGGCCGCTGCCCCTCATCACGTCCCGCAGGCAGTGGGAGCGGCTCGCGCAGACGCTGGCCGTGCCTCGGCTCGAGGACCCCACGTCCATGGAGGAGGAGCTGACGTTCCCGCAGCTGCCCCTGGGCCACTACACCTTCGTCATGATGGGAACGGACGTCCGGACGCGCCAGGTCGTGGTCCACCGCGAGGAGGTCGGGGTCTCGTCTCCGGGCGTCACCACCCTCGACCTCGTGCCCCGGTGGGTTCCCGTCCCCGCTCCGTGACACCCCGCGAGGGCGGCTCCAGCCATACGGCCTCTCTGAAAGCAAGACTTCCCAGACCCGGGCGTGCCCACACTGTCCACAGTGTCGGCTTGTGATAAGTCCTCGGGCCCATGTCGACGAGCGATGCGCTGAACGCAGCAGACCTCGAGCGGTTGGCCCAGGCGGAGTCGCCGGACCTGGCCGATGCCGTGCTCGCCTTCCTCGAGCAGCCGGAGCCCACGCCCGAGTCAGGCCAGACGCCGCCCAAGGGCGCCTTCACCTTCACGAAGCTGCGCTCCACGCTGTCCCAGTCGTGGTTCCAGGGTGGCGTCAAGCAGCGGCGCGCGTACTCGCATGCGGCGTGGCAGCGCTTCCTCGCGCAGAAGGACCTGCCCATGCCGGCGCGCTTCGCGCTGGCGGACCTGCTCGTCAAGCTCTACGCGAGGAAGACCGAGGCCTCGCGCGCCATCCTCATCGACATCGCGCGCCGCGCCGACCTGAAGTTCGGCCTGTGGGGCGGCCTCAAGCGCATCTACAAGATGGCCGAGGCCAACCACGACGCGGAGATGTTCGGCGTGCTCGCGTGGCGCCTCGACGTGGAGCGCGCCCGCTCCCACCGCCACGAAGTCACCATCGGCACGCTGCACTACATGCGCCTGCGCGCGTGGCGGTACCTGCGGCACCTGGCCGCCGCCGTCCCGGAGCTCTACCCGCAGTTCGCCGTGGAGGTGCTGCGTCACTACGACGAGGACACCTCCTGGCACTCCATCTGGGTGGCCCATCACATCTGGGCGCACGACTCCAAGAAGTACACGACGCGGTCCTTCCCCATCCAACCGCCCACGGACATGGTGAAGCACCGCGCGTTCACCGACGCGTGGAAGCGCTCGCCGGACGCGCTGATGCGGCTGCTCGACACGTGCCTGTCGGACCCCGCCGCGCGCTTCGCCATCCAGGGCCTGCGCAAGGACTTCCCAGAGGCGCTGCGCAAGGTGACGCCCGCGTGGCTGGACCGGCTCGCGCGCCGTCCGCTCGCCAGCGCGCATGACTTCCTGGTGGAGACGCTCCAGGGTTCGCCCGAGTTCCATCAGGGCAAGCTGCGCGAGCTGGGGCTGCATGAAGCGGTCCTCGCGTTGCTCCTGTCACCCAGTGGCAAGGCGCGCACGTACGCCATCGAGTACGCGCGCGCCCACGCGCAGGACCTGGCCACCGAGCGGCTGGTGACGCTGGTCGCCACCGGCGAGAACGACGTGAAGGCGTTCGCCGCGGCCGTGCTGGAGAAGCGCAACCCGCGCGAGATGGGCATCGCGCTGTTGGGCCAGCTGCTGTCGTACAAGACCACCGCGCGCTTCGCGGCCAAGTCCCTGGAGCAGTCCTTCGACCGCGCGGAGCTGTCCGCGTCGTTCCTGCGGGACATGTACCTGGGCACGCACGAGCAGCTCTCCTGGGTGAAGGGCTTCGTCGCGTCCAAGTACCCCGGCACGGAGATGCCGGTGGCCTTCTGGAAGGAGCTCCTGGAGGACCCCCGCCTGGAGGAGGACCCGGACCCGGTGGAGGACCTCGTGGTGAAGGCGCTGTCGGCCTACACGCCCGCGGTCATCGGCCCGGAGTGGTTGCTGGACAAGACGGCGCACTCACGCGTCGGCACCACGCTGGCCCGGTGGCTCCAGCGCGCGGACAGCCTGCCGGGGCTGGACGTGGAGAAGGTGAAGGGCCTGGTCTTCAGCGGCAAGCACCGCCACATGGCCCTGGCGCTATTGGGCAACCGCAAGCTGTTCACCGCGCGTCAGCTCACCGTGCCCTGGCTGCTCGCGCTGGCCCGCCGCGCGGACCCGACGCTGCATGACTTCGCGCACCGCTACCTGCTGGAGAACGTGGCCCCCGCGGACTTCAGCGACACGGGCGACGCCGCCGCGGGACTGGAGCGGCTGTTCGAGCTGGCGCTGGGAGCCAAGCAGCCGGTGCCCGTGCGCACGTTCGCCCAGGCGTACCTGCGCTGCCACCACCCGGTCATCGGTCCGGAGCAGCCGGAGTCGAAGTCCTACGACATCAAGCCGCGCGCGCCTCGCAAGTCGTACACGCCGGAGAAGCTGTGGCCCGCGCTGTTCGACGCGCGCGACGACGTGCGCCGCTTCGCGTTGACCATCACCCGCGCGGAGCTGCGCGCCTGGGGCTGGCACACGCGTGTGTACGAGCTGGCGGACGCCGACGCGAAGGAGGTTCGCAACCTGGCCTACGACGCGCTGCTGCGCGCGGGCGAGGAAGGCGCGGATGCTCGCCACGTGCTGCACCCCGAGGAGCTGGACCCGGTGAAGGTCTTCTCCCTCACGGAGAGCACCAAGCGCAGCACGCGCGAGGTGGCGGTGGAGCTCATCCGCCGGCACTACACGCGGCTGGGCGGCGCCGAGCGGCTCGCGTGGCTGATGCAGAGCGCGGACCGCGAGGTGGGCCTGTTCGCCGTGCGGCTGCTCTGGGAGAAGCACCGCCCCACG from Myxococcus stipitatus carries:
- a CDS encoding lysophospholipid acyltransferase family protein, whose amino-acid sequence is MLFLGAVVVWAVTTPFDRNGRLLHLYSCFWAQLYFYVNPLWHLRVDGREHLPWRGPAVLVSNHESLGDILVLFGLYRPFKWVSKAANFNLPLIGWNMRLNRYVPLVRGDKESIVKMMARCEHWLERGVPVLMFPEGTRSADGQLKPFKDGAFALALKMRCPVIPIVLTGTARTLPKHGLVLETSAHCHVQVLPPVDSAGFEDVANLREHIRDLIVAEKARLEALPVRA
- a CDS encoding carboxypeptidase regulatory-like domain-containing protein, with translation MALTLGVLALGSVVAVIAFRAPSDEAPLPAEPRPAAAKPAAPREPTPPPRGVLSVRGRVLLEDQSPARGVEVTVTRSIPGESLSSRPCGADTGTPLSSFQCKDARTVLALLDEGSGAAPVLNRALTAEDGSFTLDGLPEGPVALWALSPRGTAVDLDVAAGTQDVTLVLAKELRGKGRVIDEAARPVVNASVTLFHTEHSRFFETFTDAEGRFVLGPLPQGDYALVVFSPGLLPLHVPDLFIELIDVEDLVLHRPRSIVGQVLMDERPVAGAEVETHDGLYHQVTDAQGRFTLENLSPQRYLLWARHGDQQGEVTTELEEEQDKAEVTVRLGTLFRVVGTVRDEAGKPIADAMVEMNATQELIRTTHTTTDAEGRFVLDRAAQGRMAFSAWAQGFQQTETEHHVVTADMAPLDFVMKRAFVVEGLVTDASGKPLAEVLVSGVKQTGEARPRHDRPPESPYDRGESVEAYTDEQGHFVLNLTQPEAHLVSAEAEGFLGTSLEVVAPAQDVKLVMREGARLQGLVVDERGEPIPEVTLTLWDGGGKELRVSLGPSDEQGRFNIGGLPAGSYSLRAEFNVGGLHHVSLPVELRGTDTTKVTVRMDTGLSVSGVVVDEAGVPIADVGVHGSVTDPISSEADETLSDSVTPSIATTDAQGRFTLHHVPPGPCRLMINKQGYVLREEPASSDDPLSHEPQVVVPAGAKDVRLVLLYQGSVRGRLVREDYSPITRFNINEAPLRDPLGVFRFEVSQPGDLTLTLEAPGLTRMVREVHVAPGQDLDLGDVVLKAGRRVRGRVLDASTSQPVFGVEIEATPLPASPPRQGPEEYVAPLAITRTIPGGEFELPPLEHGPLLLKFHHPEYLDQETLVGPADTTVELRLSSGARLEGTVVDRHGRPILSHVELTPVSDHTISARYKYTRSSQGAFAIRGLLPGDYVVSATAQESSPEHGVGFMPRLVSLGPSESKTLSLQERVGQATLKLRRATPERDLAPLVDGIAFIKVRLFPGPLPLITSRRQWERLAQTLAVPRLEDPTSMEEELTFPQLPLGHYTFVMMGTDVRTRQVVVHREEVGVSSPGVTTLDLVPRWVPVPAP